Sequence from the Fusarium oxysporum Fo47 chromosome VI, complete sequence genome:
attaacaACCATTGGCGCGGTTGGCACTCGAGGTTTGAACCTCTCATGACAGCCTGAGAGCCTCCCTTCCCTAGGATGCATTTCGACCATATGGTTCGAATGGCAGAATGACAGAAACGATAGCCATGACAAAAAACAAAGCCCCCGAGATATACAAGGGTGCTATAGTGGTTGTATCAGCAGTCACCGCAATGACAGCAGAAAGAAGACCCATGATACGGTTGAGCGAGACTGCAATACCATTGCCTGTAGTTCTGTGCGCAGATGGGAACACCTCAGCGGTATAAGCGTAGAGTGTACCATAGTAGAGGTTGATGCAAATAGCTGAGACCTGTTAGTACTACCAACATGACGGACAGGATGGGCTTACAGATGCAGCTGCTGATGGCAAGATTCTGAGCAGGAGTCTTGATGACGGTAtagcagaagaagaagatggcagtgATCACAGCTCCAATGGCCATTGTGTATCGTCGTCCAAGGAAGCTCACTTCAGCAAGACCAGCGGCAATCAGGGGACCGAAGATGGCGcagatgttggtgatggtgtaATCGCGCCAGGTCTCGGTGAAGGAGGGCTTGTAGTCGGGAAGACGGCTGTTTAGAAGGGATCTGCATCTGTTAGTCTGGACTCCATTAGTCTATGGACTTAGTAGAACTCACGGGAGATAAAGGAAGAATAGAGGATATCCAAGACCGATCAAAGTCCAAGAAAGCCAGATGAGACAAGTCGATAGAGCCAGCTTCTTGGTCGAAAAGAGTCCCTTGACGTGACCAACGAGACTCTTTCCCAAGCCACGAACAGAAGATCCCTTGCTACCACCGTTCTCAGGGGTATGAGCGGTGCCGCAAGCCTGAAGACCCTCAAGTGTCAGTGAGCAAGGTCGCTTATAAGTGCTGGCAAGCTTCTGAAGCATGGCAACAAGTTCCTCCTCTTTGCCGTTGGTGACCAGGAACTTCGGGGTTTCAGGGAGTCGGATGATGAGAATACGCAGGGCGGACATGACAAACATGAGGGCTCCACCGGTGAACATGATGAGTCTCCAAGATTTGTTGTTCTGCCATGTGCATGTTTCGACCATAGCGACACAAGTCCAATCGTTTCGGGCTGTAAAGAGAGCCAAATTAGTCACTGAGTCCTTGACGATTAAACGGGATAGAGAACTTGCAGTAGTAGCCCCAAGCGATGAAACCAGCACTGGCCTGACCAACACCCCACCATCCCGCCATAGCTGTGATGACCCACTGCTGTTTAGCAGGGACAAACTCCAGCATGACAGTTGGATCCAAGACGAGGTTACCGCCTGCTCCAAAGCCAAGGAAGGCAACGAAGACACAGAAGGCAACCCAGCTGGGACCAGCTCCTGCGACAATGGTGGCAATGGCAGCGATGAATAGCGTAGTGTTGAAGGCGATTCGTCGACCGATGATATCAGCACCAAAGCCCCAGAAGAGAGCTCCCATCTGGAGTCCAGCGTAAAGAGCCATAGTCGAGCCAGTAGGATAGCCCCCGTGACCGATCTCAAGGTAGGCTTGGCCGGCTGCAACGCTCTGGAGAAACGCTACCAGGGAGTCAGCTGCGAAGCCAAAGCCTGTAAGGCAGCAGAGCTTGAGATGGAAACCAGTCCAGCCAATCTCGTTGATGGCCTTGAAAGTCAGTATTACAACTCCTATCATCTCTCAGTGATCTTACCTCGTTGACAAGATTGATCTTAGCCGAAAGGACCGGATCAACGACATTCCCAAGCTCATTGACAGTGCTGATATGATACGACACATCATCAGCAGCCATGACGTCCTTCTCACGATCACGACTCTCCTTAACAGAACCTGAGGTCTCGATATTCGACATTGTAACAAGTTCTCAAATCACACGATGTAGAAATGatatccaagatcttgaGTCAAACATGGAGACGGAAGTCGCTTTTAAACCCAAACCAGGAAATTTCCATGATAATTCTCCAGACTTGGCCGCTCGGTTATCCAAGCTTCAGTGGCAATTGATACGCGCTACCCCACAAACTGGGAGAGTAGCGCTATCGAAAGAAGGCGGGGTGAAGGGATGGGAGATATGGGCACCAATAGGGGGAGGTGTTATGATCTGGCCAAGATGATCCAGGTTGAGTGTATTTGTTTAGGGCGGGATATGACTGGGATATCCCTTGGCGAGACCGTTCCAGAGGGGCGACTTCTACGTTTGCTTGAATGTATTTGGTAATAGTTATGGAA
This genomic interval carries:
- a CDS encoding major facilitator superfamily domain-containing protein; this translates as MSNIETSGSVKESRDREKDVMAADDVSYHISTVNELGNVVDPVLSAKINLVNEAINEIGWTGFHLKLCCLTGFGFAADSLVAFLQSVAAGQAYLEIGHGGYPTGSTMALYAGLQMGALFWGFGADIIGRRIAFNTTLFIAAIATIVAGAGPSWVAFCVFVAFLGFGAGGNLVLDPTVMLEFVPAKQQWVITAMAGWWGVGQASAGFIAWGYYCKFSIPFNPRNDWTCVAMVETCTWQNNKSWRLIMFTGGALMFVMSALRILIIRLPETPKFLVTNGKEEELVAMLQKLASTYKRPCSLTLEGLQACGTAHTPENGGSKGSSVRGLGKSLVGHVKGLFSTKKLALSTCLIWLSWTLIGLGYPLFFLYLPSLLNSRLPDYKPSFTETWRDYTITNICAIFGPLIAAGLAEVSFLGRRYTMAIGAVITAIFFFCYTVIKTPAQNLAISSCISICINLYYGTLYAYTAEVFPSAHRTTGNGIAVSLNRIMGLLSAVIAVTADTTTIAPLYISGALFFVMAIVSVILPFEPYGRNAS